The genomic window TCAAAATTTTGATACTAATCGCCATCTTACTGCTAATCATTATTGTATTAGTTTTTCTCGAAAAGGGATTATTAAGTCTAATAATATTTCCTTTCTCAATGGCTTTTCTTATTACCCACTCTAATTTTCTTAAAGAAATTCAGCAGGAAATTGCGTCAAGAGATTTGGAATAAAAAACCTCTGATAAATATTCAGTTATAGCTTTTAAATTTAGTTTTTCTTAACTGAAAGTCTACTAAAAAAAATTAATTTTGGGACCACAATATAAGCCCCAAAATTATGATTATACAAAAAAGAACTTTTTATTTTTTCTCTCTATTTTTACTTCTTTTCTTCTCACAGCTCAATTACGCACAAGAGCAAAAAAACACTAAAAAAGAAAGCCGCGGGAAGTTATTTAATGACACCACAGCTACAGACAGCGATTACTTAATGGCAATCGAGAAAGCAGGCGAAGTATTAGAATCTGCTTATAATGACATTGATTTTGCAGGCGATACCCGTCATCTTTTTGGCGATATGAAACGTACCGAAAGTAAACTGGATTTAATTTTAGCCAGTTTAAAAGGAGCCAATCCTAATGTGCGCAATCAGCAGATGTACCGCATTGTCCTTCAAGAAATTCAGCAGGAATTAGAAGAACAGAACAAGGCCATCAATGACCGAAATCAAAATCTTGAAAACATCAAGAAACGTGTAATTGATCTGCGCAAAGACAAAACTTTAATTACTTTATTAAAAGACACCATTCGTCGTAAGCAATTCCAAAAGGAATTTGGAAATCTTAGAAAAAGATATGTTGCTACTGATAGTCTGATGACTAAAAACCAGACCACTTTAAACAACAAAAAAAGACTTACAGTACAGCGAAAAATATCAGTTTCTAATGCTTTGGCAACTGTTGAAAGCAAACTGGAAAAATCTGGAATCAGTATATTCAAAAAAGAATATCCTTCTTTATGGCAGATTAATGACACTGCTGCTAAAAAAAGGGTCACGCATAACATTAAAGCGAAAATTATAATTGAAGAAAATGTCGCTGCTTACTATCTAAGCTACAAAGCCGGCGGACTTATAACTTTGTGTTTCTTTATGGGGCTTTTGTTTTGGTATATTTCCCGAAACATTAAATACCTTAAAACAAATGGCTACGCCGAAAACCTTTTGCTTTTAAATTTCAAATACTTGAATCGCGGTGCTTTGCTTCCCGTTTTGGTCATCGCATTAAATATTGCTGTAGTAACTAATTTATATGCTCCTGCTCTATTTTTAGAATTAATTCAGCTTTTCTTGCTTGGTGTTTTAATCTTCCTTTTCAAGAATCAGTGGTCGGGCGTTGCTATGAGAAACTGGCTTTTCCTTTTAGGATTATTCTTCGCACTTTGCTTTCTGGACTTATTTATCACAATCGGATTATTACAGCGTTTTGCTTTTGTTGCGATTAATATTTTTGGAATTCGTTACGGTTTAGTTCAGATCAAAACACTTAAAGAAGAACTTTATATAAAAGGCTTTTTTAAATGGGCAAGTATCATTTTTATCGGATTAAATATTTTATCTATTCTTTATAACTTATTCGGAAGAGTTTCTCTTTCTAATATGTTAAGTCTTACTGCTTTTATTTCGCTTACTCAAATTGTTGCTTTAAGTGTTCTTTTGAAGATTATTTTAGAAATTATTTTGCTTCAAATTTATACCACTAGAGTAAAAAGAGGAATTGAAAAAATGTTTGATTACGAAAGTTTATCAGACACTTTGAAAAGACCTTTTATCATTGTAATTAGTTATATGTGGCTAATCGTGATTGCTTCAAATTTGAACATTTGGGAATCGCTTCGTGCTTCTTTAACTAAATTGCTAAGCCATCCGAACACAATTGGAAGCATTACATTTACATTGGGTAATATCGTTTTATTCTTCGTTATAATCTGGGCAGCGCACCTATTGCAAAAATACGTTGCTTATTTCTTTGGAGAAATTGATGATGAAAATGAAGAAAACATTAATAAAAGACAGCATTCAAAATTGCTTATTACGCGATTGGTAGTCCTTATAAGTGGTTACCTTCTTGCTGTTGCGGCTTCTGGAATGCCTTTAGATAAATTGAGCATTCTTTTAGGAGCTTTAGGTGTCGGTGTTGGACTTGGGCTTCAAAACATTGTAAACAATTTTGTATCGGGAATTATCTTGATTTTTGACAAGCCAATTCAAGTTGGTGACGTTGTTGAAATTAGCTCAGAATCTGGCCGTATCAAATCGATGGGATTAAGAACAACCAAAATAAATGCCCCAAACGGTGCCGAAATCATTATTCCGAATGGTAACTTATTGTCTCAAAACATTACCAATTGGACTTATACCGACAATTTTAAATTGGTTGAAATAACTTTTGAAATCAATGGAGAAACAATTCCAGAGGAAATTAATACCATAGTAAATGACACACTTTCCAACCTTCCGTTGGTAAACAATTCAAAACCATCACAAATATATTATAGTTCCATTTCTGATGGAAAATATAAACTTCTAATCAAGTTCTGGTGCAGTATTTATAGGACCGAAGAAACGATAAGTTCCGCAAGACAAGAGCTTTATGTAAGCTTCAAAAATAAAGGCTTGACATTCTCAAGTTAAAACACAAAAAAAGGCAGTAACGATTTACTGCCTTTTTTATTGCGTAGAACATTCTTTTTTAACCTAAAATATTGAAATTATTTTCTTACTTTTAAAGTATTGTGTTAAATAATAGCACTTTAGCAAAAAACACGTATAAACCCGTGTACCCATAATTTAGTTATAAAGTAATTTAGCACTTAAGTAAAACACGATCAAAACTAATACTAACTATTAAATCTTAAAAAATTATGGAAGTCTTTCTTGGAACAATTTTAGGTTTCGGATTTAATTTTCCTCCTAGAGGATGGGCATATTGTAATGGACAACTCATTGCAATCAGTCAGAACACAGCTTTATTTTCATTACTGGGAACAATGTACGGCGGGGATGGCGTGAATACATTCGGTCTTCCAGATCTAAGAGGAAGAGCTCCTATCCATTTCGGTCAAGGCCCTGGTTTAAGCAATATCATACAAGGTGAAAGAGCAGGTACTGAAACTACTACTTTAACAACATTAAACCTTCCTGCTCACGTGCACGCGCTTACGGGTGGTACAGCAGCAGTAACTGTAACTGCAACTACTATTACAGGAGGTACAATTACTAATGAAACTGACGGCGGAAACAACTCTTTTTCTTCAAGTGGCTCAACACCTAATATCTACAGTGAACCAGGAGGAAGTGGAACTGACAAAGTTGGCGGTTTTAGTGCAACAGCTACATTAGGCGGCAATACTGCTCCAACTGGAGGCACTAGCCCTTTTAGCATACGCGATCCATATCTTGCAATAAATTTTTGTATTGCAACAAGTGGAATTTTCCCTTCTAGAAACTAATAAATTCAAAATAGAGGCATTTTTTGCCTCTATTTTTTAATATCATTTTATGGATAACGACATTAAAATAGGAATTTTAATATCAAAGTCTCAACAGTACCCTTCACTAGATAAAGATTTTATAAGAGGATTAAAACTTAATAATCTAAATGTAAAATTTTATGTAGAAAGCATTGGTATTGGTGCTGACGAGAAACTAATAATTGACAAAATACAAAAACTTAATTTTCAAGAAGATATATCAATTATAATTGGTTTCCTTGGGCATCATAATATGTCTGACGTTTATCAATATGCTTCTAATAATGATATCTTATTGTTAGCTGCAGATTTAGGAGCAACAATTCCGTATCAATCTACATATAAAGGCATATTTATAAACTCTTTGGGATTAACTGAATCTTGCTATCATTTAGGCAAATATTTTTCAGATAAAAAATATAAAATAGCAACTTCTACGTCCTTTTATGATTCAGGATATGGGATGCTTCATGCTTTAGAATATGCTTTTAAGGAGCAAAATCATTTTACAGGGCATTACATAACTCCCTTTAATCCTAGAGAAAATGAATCTTCTTATATGGATGAAATTATAAATGCGCAACAGCCTAATGCTGTTTTTGCTTTTTATAGCGGTCTGTATGCAGAAGAGAATGCCGATTTTATGAAACAAAATAAAATCAATCAAAAGTATCCTTTTTATGTAACGCCTTTTTTTATCAATGATAAAATTTTGGATGAATATAAAAATAATCCTCATGAACTTTATGTCGTGAGCACGTGGATGCAGCATGATACTGATGCAACAAACTTTAATTCAGATTATAAAGAAGTTTATACAGAAAGTCCCTCTCTGTTTTCAATTCTAGGTTATGAAAACGGGCTCATATTAAAGCATATACTTTTAAATGCCACTAATTTAAAAACGAGCTCTTTAATTGAAGCCATTCATAAATTAAATATTGACGGTCCTAGAGGTACTATCCGATTTGATAAGGACACTAACAGAACTCTATTCAATCATTATATATACCAATTAAATTTGGATTCCCTTAATACTATAAGCTTTAGAAAAATTGAAACATTGATAAACGATGGGATTTTTATTAAGGCTTTTGCCTCATTAACAAAACCTGAGCATCTAGGAGGCTGGGACAATGCTTATCTATGTCATTAACTAAATTGTATGTTATGAAAAAAAAATTACTTTTATTTTTTACGTTCTTTTGCGTCTTTGGTTTACATCAAAATATAAAAGGACAAACTTTAGGGCCTGGCGATATCGCTTTTATTGGCTTTGATACCGGAGGCCAAGATGGGTTCAGTTTCATTGCCCTAAAAAATTTACCCGCAGGTGAGATTGTATACTTCACTGAAGAAGGTCTCACTGCAGATGGTCTCACTGAATCTCGCTGGAATGATAGTGGCGAGCCGCACATCAAATGGACAATACCTTCTGGGGTGACTTGCGGAAAAATTATTTCTGTTATAGAAACTAGCGCCAATACCTTTACTGTAACTGGAGGCCAAGCAAGTGATTTTCTAATTAATCCAGATGGAGCTACTTACAATTTTAACCTATCTGCAGGCGATCAAATGTTAGCTTATCAAAGTGCTGACAATACCGTAAGACCTGCAGTTTCGGCAGCCACGATTACTTTTTTAGCAGGTATTCATGGCGATTATAATTCTTCCTTATATGATTCTACAACGCATTGGAATAGCCGTCCCGTCCCTCCCACAGTTTTTGGAGGTGCTGAAAGTATCATACCACCGGGATTGACAAACGGAGTAAATTGTGTTGCCTTATTTCCTGGGACTAATGAAGTAAGTCAGTATTTCGCAAAATATACAGGCACTTTAGTTGGTACTTCTGCTGTTTTAAGAGCTAGCATTAATAATTATACGAATTGGACTTTCACATCTGCAACTGCTGTTCCTCCTGAAACTACTCAAGGAATTTTACCTACCAATTATACTCCAAGTGTAACTTGTACATCAGTTCCAACAGTAACCACAACAACTCCCGTTGCAACTTTTGGATCGACTACAGCTACGTTAGGAGGTTTCAACGATAATGGTGGCGATACTGGCACTCTAGATAGAGGTATCGTTTGGTCAGTAACGACAAATCCTGTAATAGGTGGCGGTGGAGTAACAAAATTATCAACAGCTACCCTTAATGGCACTGGTACTTTTACCGTAAATGTAACTGGACTTCCTCCAGGAACAACAATATACTATAGAGCCTATGCAGAAAATTCAGTAGGAGTTGGATACGGAAATACGGCCTCATTTACAACTAATGGAGTTCTATCTACAACACAATCTCAGACAGTTGCTTGTAATGGTTCTAGTAACGGAACGGCAACAGTAACTCCATCAGGAGGAAAATCGCCTTATACTTATGCATGGTCTCATGGTCCTACAACTGCTACGGTAACAAATTTAGCTGCAAATACTAATTATAGCGTTGTAATAACTGATAATGAAGGGACTTTCATTTCTAAAAACTTTAATATAGTAGAAAACTCAGTAATACAAGGCGGAACTAACGTTACTAATGTTTCTTGCTTTGGAGGAAATAATGGAGCTATAGATCTAACTCCTACTGGAGGCAGCGGAACTTACACGTATAATTGGGGTGGCGGAGTAACAACCCAAGATAGAACAGCACTTGCGGCTGGCACCTATTCTGTTATCATTACCGATTCTAATAATTGTAGTACAACGATAAGTAATATTGTCGTAGGTCAGCCTGCCGCAGTACTTAACGGAACAACAAGTGTAACCACTGTCGCATGTAATGGCGGAAACACTGGAGCTATAGATCTTGCACCTTCAGGTGGAACTGGACCTTATACTTTCCTATGGAATGATGGTATAACAACTGAAGATAGAGCAGGAATTTCAGTTGGCTCATACTCTGTTGTAATTACCGATGCTAATAATTGCACTAAACCTATTAATGGTATCTTAGTTACTCAACCTCCTTTGATTTCTACAGTAGCAACTTTAACTCATATTGCTTGTTTTGGAGGAAATACAGGAAGCATTGTTCTTACTCCAAGTGGCGGCGTTGGAGGTTACAGTTATTTATGGAATGACGGAATAACTACACAAAACAGAACAGGACTTAGTGCAGGGACTTACAACGTAACAATCACGGATTCTAATAACTGTTCAAGACCTTTTAGCTATACTCTTAATCAGCCTAATACTGCACTTGGAGGAAATGTAAACGTAAGCAACGCTTCATGCAATGGCGGATCTAATGGTTCTATTGACCTTGCACCATCTGGAGGTACGCCAGCTTATACGTACACCTGGAGTGATGGACCAACAACTCAAGATAGAACAGGACTTATTGCAGGAACATACTCTGTTACAATAAGAGATGCCAACAATTGCAGTATTACGATAAGCAATATTATTGTTGGTCAGCCAGCCGCGGCTTTAAGTGCATTAACTGGCGGAGGCCAAACAAATGTGTC from Flavobacterium sp. KACC 22763 includes these protein-coding regions:
- a CDS encoding mechanosensitive ion channel family protein, producing MIIQKRTFYFFSLFLLLFFSQLNYAQEQKNTKKESRGKLFNDTTATDSDYLMAIEKAGEVLESAYNDIDFAGDTRHLFGDMKRTESKLDLILASLKGANPNVRNQQMYRIVLQEIQQELEEQNKAINDRNQNLENIKKRVIDLRKDKTLITLLKDTIRRKQFQKEFGNLRKRYVATDSLMTKNQTTLNNKKRLTVQRKISVSNALATVESKLEKSGISIFKKEYPSLWQINDTAAKKRVTHNIKAKIIIEENVAAYYLSYKAGGLITLCFFMGLLFWYISRNIKYLKTNGYAENLLLLNFKYLNRGALLPVLVIALNIAVVTNLYAPALFLELIQLFLLGVLIFLFKNQWSGVAMRNWLFLLGLFFALCFLDLFITIGLLQRFAFVAINIFGIRYGLVQIKTLKEELYIKGFFKWASIIFIGLNILSILYNLFGRVSLSNMLSLTAFISLTQIVALSVLLKIILEIILLQIYTTRVKRGIEKMFDYESLSDTLKRPFIIVISYMWLIVIASNLNIWESLRASLTKLLSHPNTIGSITFTLGNIVLFFVIIWAAHLLQKYVAYFFGEIDDENEENINKRQHSKLLITRLVVLISGYLLAVAASGMPLDKLSILLGALGVGVGLGLQNIVNNFVSGIILIFDKPIQVGDVVEISSESGRIKSMGLRTTKINAPNGAEIIIPNGNLLSQNITNWTYTDNFKLVEITFEINGETIPEEINTIVNDTLSNLPLVNNSKPSQIYYSSISDGKYKLLIKFWCSIYRTEETISSARQELYVSFKNKGLTFSS
- a CDS encoding phage tail protein codes for the protein MEVFLGTILGFGFNFPPRGWAYCNGQLIAISQNTALFSLLGTMYGGDGVNTFGLPDLRGRAPIHFGQGPGLSNIIQGERAGTETTTLTTLNLPAHVHALTGGTAAVTVTATTITGGTITNETDGGNNSFSSSGSTPNIYSEPGGSGTDKVGGFSATATLGGNTAPTGGTSPFSIRDPYLAINFCIATSGIFPSRN
- a CDS encoding ABC transporter substrate-binding protein, which codes for MDNDIKIGILISKSQQYPSLDKDFIRGLKLNNLNVKFYVESIGIGADEKLIIDKIQKLNFQEDISIIIGFLGHHNMSDVYQYASNNDILLLAADLGATIPYQSTYKGIFINSLGLTESCYHLGKYFSDKKYKIATSTSFYDSGYGMLHALEYAFKEQNHFTGHYITPFNPRENESSYMDEIINAQQPNAVFAFYSGLYAEENADFMKQNKINQKYPFYVTPFFINDKILDEYKNNPHELYVVSTWMQHDTDATNFNSDYKEVYTESPSLFSILGYENGLILKHILLNATNLKTSSLIEAIHKLNIDGPRGTIRFDKDTNRTLFNHYIYQLNLDSLNTISFRKIETLINDGIFIKAFASLTKPEHLGGWDNAYLCH